From Nitrospirota bacterium, the proteins below share one genomic window:
- the larC gene encoding nickel pincer cofactor biosynthesis protein LarC — MGRHLYFDCFSGISGDMVLGALVDAGLSVKDLEKGLKALRVDGFTLAAKRVLRGGLHATKVDVVIHRGFRSPLSLSRIQRILSASALPPSVKERSREVFDRLAKAEGIAHRVKPSDVEFHELGVIDSLVDVAGSLLGCHLLGVRRVTASAVNLGAGTIQTAHGRLPVPGPAVAALAAGVPVYSSGPPQELTTPTGMALLRTLVEDYGPLPLMRPSSIGYGAGTADPREWPNVLRVFLGDMSESSAGLTDSVVQVETNLDDLNPQAYEAVIERLFGAGALDVTLTPVIMKRGRPGIVLGVVTAREKAESVIGVIFRETSALGVRVQEVMRRVLARRFVPVRTRGGEVRIKVADIEPGQTKAAPEYLDCKRIAEQTGRPVREVLDEAMQAYRKLKVTGKVRGKG, encoded by the coding sequence GTGGGACGTCACCTGTATTTCGATTGTTTCTCCGGCATCAGCGGAGACATGGTCCTCGGCGCATTGGTGGATGCCGGTCTGTCCGTGAAGGACCTTGAAAAAGGTCTGAAGGCGCTGCGGGTCGACGGGTTTACCTTGGCGGCGAAGCGGGTCTTGCGCGGAGGGCTCCACGCCACCAAGGTGGACGTGGTGATTCACCGGGGGTTCCGCTCCCCGCTGTCACTCTCGCGCATCCAGCGGATTCTGTCGGCCAGCGCCCTGCCTCCATCCGTCAAGGAACGAAGCCGCGAGGTGTTCGATCGGTTGGCGAAAGCCGAGGGGATCGCGCATCGCGTCAAGCCCTCCGACGTCGAGTTTCACGAGCTGGGCGTGATCGATTCACTGGTGGATGTGGCGGGAAGTCTCCTGGGGTGCCATCTGTTGGGTGTGAGGCGCGTCACCGCCTCGGCCGTGAACCTGGGCGCGGGTACGATCCAGACCGCGCACGGCCGATTGCCCGTGCCGGGGCCGGCGGTGGCGGCGCTGGCGGCCGGCGTGCCGGTCTACAGCTCGGGGCCGCCGCAGGAGTTGACGACGCCCACCGGCATGGCGCTGCTGCGTACGCTGGTTGAGGACTATGGTCCGCTGCCGCTCATGCGTCCGTCGTCGATCGGATATGGCGCCGGCACGGCCGACCCACGCGAGTGGCCGAACGTCCTGCGCGTCTTCCTCGGCGACATGTCGGAGTCGAGCGCGGGCCTGACCGACTCGGTCGTGCAGGTCGAGACCAATCTCGACGATCTGAACCCCCAGGCCTATGAGGCGGTCATCGAGCGCCTGTTCGGTGCCGGGGCCTTGGATGTGACGCTCACGCCGGTCATTATGAAGCGGGGGCGGCCGGGGATCGTGCTCGGCGTCGTCACAGCCCGCGAGAAAGCGGAATCGGTGATCGGCGTGATCTTCCGCGAGACTTCGGCCCTCGGCGTGCGCGTCCAGGAAGTCATGCGGAGGGTGCTGGCGCGCCGGTTCGTTCCGGTGCGCACCCGGGGCGGAGAGGTCAGAATCAAGGTGGCGGACATCGAACCGGGCCAGACGAAAGCGGCGCCGGAATATCTCGACTGCAAGCGGATCGCCGAACAAACCG
- the larB gene encoding nickel pincer cofactor biosynthesis protein LarB: MNHDSLRRLLRAVRAGKTGVDAAIERLRSLPFEDLGFASVDHHRSIRQGFPEVIFCEGKTKDHVVAIARGLLKKGGPFMATRVEPDVAQALRRLDGRAVYHDLARVVTIRNSTRTLKGDVLVMTAGTADIPVAEEAKVTAEVMGSYVETIYDVGVAGIHRVLGRHDRLLRARAIIVVAGMDGVLPSVVGGLVDRPVIAVPTSRGYGASLGGVAALLTMLNSCAAGVGVMNIDNGFGAGCLAHRINVLGETGEKGAKKRE, translated from the coding sequence ATGAACCACGATTCGTTGAGAAGATTGCTCCGCGCGGTCAGAGCAGGCAAGACCGGTGTCGATGCGGCCATCGAACGGCTTCGCAGCTTGCCGTTTGAAGATCTCGGCTTCGCGTCGGTGGATCATCATCGCTCGATCCGTCAAGGATTTCCCGAAGTGATTTTTTGTGAAGGGAAGACCAAGGACCACGTCGTGGCGATCGCGCGAGGCCTGCTGAAAAAAGGCGGACCGTTCATGGCGACCCGGGTGGAGCCGGACGTGGCCCAGGCGTTACGACGCCTGGATGGTCGGGCGGTCTATCACGATCTGGCGCGGGTGGTGACCATCCGGAACTCGACACGCACACTTAAAGGCGATGTGCTGGTGATGACGGCCGGGACCGCCGACATCCCGGTGGCCGAAGAAGCGAAGGTGACGGCCGAGGTGATGGGCAGTTACGTCGAAACGATCTACGACGTCGGGGTCGCCGGCATCCACCGGGTGTTGGGCCGACATGATCGGCTGCTGCGGGCTCGCGCGATCATCGTAGTGGCCGGAATGGACGGGGTGCTGCCGAGCGTCGTCGGCGGCCTCGTGGATCGGCCGGTCATTGCGGTGCCCACCAGCCGGGGCTATGGGGCGAGTTTGGGCGGAGTCGCCGCGTTGCTCACGATGCTCAATAGCTGCGCGGCCGGCGTCGGCGTGATGAACATCGACAACGGCTTCGGCGCCGGCTGTCTGGCGCATCGGATCAACGTATTGGGCGAAACGGGCGAGAAAGGCGCGAAAAAGCGGGAATAG
- a CDS encoding NAD(P)H-dependent glycerol-3-phosphate dehydrogenase, which yields MGVIGAGAWGTALARHVAQKGVSVRLWAYESEVVEAIRTKHENTIFLPGVKLPVDVMATNSLAEAVRGVEGIVFAVPSHAARSVLRHLAPLVSGSMRIISATKGIEEDTLKLMTDVMTDVLPAPIPELMVLSGPSFAAEVSRGQPTAVCLAGRNVETVKTYQSLLMAPTFRVYADHDLIGVQLGGALKNVMALAAGVVDGLGLGHNARAALITRGLAEMVRLGVAMGADPRTFYGLSGVGDLVLTCTGPLSRNHTVGVRLGKGEKLESILSGMHAVAEGVRTARAALGLADRHGVEMPIVREVNAVLFEGKPCRQAVGDLMERGPKEEKSRS from the coding sequence ATCGGCGTCATCGGCGCCGGTGCGTGGGGGACGGCGCTGGCACGACACGTGGCGCAGAAGGGCGTCTCCGTCCGGCTGTGGGCGTACGAGTCGGAAGTGGTCGAAGCGATCAGGACGAAGCACGAGAACACGATCTTCCTGCCGGGCGTCAAGCTGCCCGTGGACGTGATGGCCACCAATTCGCTGGCGGAAGCCGTTCGTGGCGTCGAGGGCATCGTGTTTGCGGTGCCCTCCCACGCGGCCCGTTCGGTGTTGCGGCACCTGGCGCCGCTCGTGTCCGGCTCGATGCGGATCATCAGCGCGACGAAAGGCATCGAAGAAGACACGCTCAAATTGATGACCGACGTCATGACCGACGTTCTGCCGGCGCCGATCCCTGAGCTGATGGTCCTCTCCGGGCCGAGCTTCGCCGCCGAGGTCAGCCGCGGGCAGCCGACGGCGGTCTGTCTGGCCGGCCGGAATGTGGAGACGGTCAAGACCTATCAATCGCTCCTGATGGCCCCGACGTTCCGGGTCTATGCCGACCACGATCTGATCGGCGTGCAACTGGGCGGGGCGCTCAAGAACGTGATGGCGCTCGCAGCCGGAGTGGTCGACGGCCTGGGGCTCGGCCACAATGCGCGGGCGGCGTTGATTACTCGCGGGCTGGCGGAGATGGTGCGACTCGGCGTGGCGATGGGAGCGGACCCGCGCACGTTCTACGGGCTCTCGGGAGTCGGCGATCTGGTGCTTACCTGCACGGGACCTCTCAGCCGGAACCATACGGTGGGCGTGCGGTTGGGGAAAGGGGAGAAACTGGAGAGCATTCTGAGCGGCATGCACGCGGTGGCGGAAGGGGTGCGCACGGCGCGGGCGGCGTTGGGCCTGGCTGACCGGCACGGGGTCGAGATGCCGATCGTGCGGGAAGTCAACGCCGTGCTGTTCGAGGGCAAGCCCTGCCGCCAGGCGGTCGGAGATTTGATGGAGCGCGGCCCGAAAGAAGAAAAGAGCCGCTCATGA
- a CDS encoding outer membrane beta-barrel protein produces MVTHCGRHARWIPIGLVMLFVCAILPSLAYGESYIAGQFGVTFPQSLSDGKITTPGFAVLSISDQALKSSLMGGVKLGFYLPQIRWFGFETEVFYTTPHIKQQPITFKGPGGSATADFQGLYNRVITWAPVNLMFRYHRTRLQPYVGIGPGIFFARIKDPSVTSGDNTQSSNWRIGVNAQAGLRYYITRHWTMFGEYKFNYSRFDYKDTPNLFGFKADYTAHIVALGLSYHF; encoded by the coding sequence ATGGTCACTCACTGCGGCCGGCACGCCCGATGGATTCCAATCGGGCTGGTCATGCTTTTCGTATGCGCCATTCTTCCGTCGCTTGCGTATGGAGAATCCTACATCGCCGGCCAATTTGGGGTCACCTTTCCGCAGAGCTTGAGCGACGGCAAAATCACCACTCCTGGATTTGCGGTCCTATCGATCTCGGATCAGGCGTTGAAGAGTTCTCTCATGGGTGGAGTCAAGCTGGGGTTCTATCTCCCCCAAATCCGCTGGTTCGGATTCGAGACGGAAGTCTTTTATACGACCCCTCATATCAAGCAACAACCCATCACGTTCAAGGGACCGGGCGGAAGCGCCACCGCCGACTTTCAGGGTCTCTACAACCGAGTGATCACCTGGGCGCCCGTCAATTTGATGTTCCGATACCACAGGACCCGTCTCCAACCTTACGTTGGTATCGGTCCCGGCATTTTCTTCGCCCGCATCAAAGACCCATCCGTGACGTCGGGAGACAATACGCAATCGAGCAACTGGAGAATCGGCGTCAACGCACAGGCCGGTCTTCGGTACTACATCACGAGACACTGGACCATGTTCGGCGAATACAAATTTAACTATTCCCGCTTCGACTACAAGGACACGCCCAATCTGTTCGGCTTCAAGGCCGACTACACCGCCCACATCGTCGCCCTCGGCCTGAGCTACCATTTCTGA
- a CDS encoding zinc ribbon domain-containing protein has product MKTCGSCGHQLPEISRFCTQCGAPLDGSPAAGTSSSPVSVKEELNIQILYAMVALLLLALVFPPWETPPSRPPEFLGFHFLLSPPEPEAVVSRLLMTIELVTIAIAGLYFSWLFRKRANGE; this is encoded by the coding sequence ATGAAGACCTGCGGTTCCTGCGGTCACCAGCTTCCGGAGATCAGCCGATTCTGCACCCAGTGCGGCGCACCGCTCGACGGCTCACCCGCCGCGGGCACCTCCTCTTCGCCTGTATCCGTCAAAGAAGAGCTGAATATTCAGATCCTCTACGCAATGGTGGCGTTGCTGCTCCTCGCGCTCGTGTTTCCGCCGTGGGAAACTCCGCCGAGCCGGCCGCCCGAATTCCTGGGCTTCCACTTCCTTCTCTCCCCGCCCGAACCCGAAGCCGTCGTGAGCCGCCTGTTGATGACGATCGAACTCGTCACGATCGCGATCGCGGGGCTGTATTTTTCGTGGTTATTCAGGAAGCGAGCAAACGGCGAATAG
- a CDS encoding arginine deiminase-related protein, with protein sequence MSRLLVCPPDYFRIEYEINPWMRRTNTVDGERAYRQWHELMAVLEKDAGATLERMTPVPGLPDLVFTANAGVVVGKRAVPSRFRHPERQREEVHFEAWFREHGYEVITLEPGLYFEGGGDLLGFPDGWFGGYRQRSDIRCYSRLSEIFGREIIPVELVDSRFYHLDTCFCPLSGGELLYYPPAFDRYGRAAIAERIAPERRLVVPEGEALKFACNAVCVDKHVVLPAGCPETMALLRDRGYEPHPVPLDEFMKSGGAAKCLTLALD encoded by the coding sequence ATGAGCCGGCTGTTGGTCTGCCCTCCGGATTATTTCCGGATCGAGTACGAAATCAATCCCTGGATGCGCCGGACGAACACAGTGGACGGCGAGCGGGCCTACCGGCAATGGCACGAGCTGATGGCGGTGTTGGAGAAAGACGCCGGTGCGACCCTCGAGCGGATGACGCCGGTGCCCGGACTGCCGGACCTGGTGTTTACCGCCAATGCGGGAGTCGTGGTCGGCAAACGGGCGGTGCCGAGCCGATTCCGGCATCCCGAACGACAGCGGGAGGAAGTCCATTTCGAAGCGTGGTTCCGCGAGCACGGGTACGAGGTCATCACGCTGGAGCCGGGCCTCTACTTCGAGGGCGGGGGCGATCTGCTGGGATTCCCGGACGGCTGGTTCGGCGGCTACCGCCAGCGGTCGGATATCCGCTGCTATTCCCGCTTGAGCGAGATCTTCGGGCGGGAGATTATTCCCGTCGAGCTCGTCGATAGCCGGTTCTATCACCTCGACACGTGCTTCTGTCCGTTGAGCGGCGGCGAGCTGCTCTATTACCCGCCGGCGTTCGACCGGTACGGGCGGGCGGCGATCGCCGAGCGGATCGCGCCGGAACGCCGGCTCGTCGTGCCGGAAGGCGAAGCGTTGAAATTCGCCTGTAACGCCGTGTGCGTCGACAAGCATGTCGTGTTGCCGGCCGGTTGTCCGGAGACGATGGCGCTCCTCCGCGACCGCGGCTACGAGCCTCATCCCGTTCCCCTCGACGAGTTCATGAAATCCGGCGGGGCGGCGAAGTGTCTGACGCTGGCCTTGGATTAG
- a CDS encoding TIGR00300 family protein produces MAQVQETVVLQGHIIDSLILAKVLDTILMMGGTFDLEEVRIGKTREEPSRARILVKAPSAKLLTEILEAIQPHGAAVERESDCTLEPAPADGIFPETFYATTHLPTQVRLHGAWIDVEAIEMDLGIRVDAAKTRARTVPMADVKKGDLIVTGREGVRVIPLARPKERDVFGFMEAQVSAERPHGHIIRDVARRMEMLREEMRSGRDGCKVLLAGGPAIIHAGGRDALTWLIESGFIHVLFCGNALAAHDMEAHLFGTTLGYALSAGRAVPHGHEHHLRTINRIRAIGSIKAAVESGVISGGIMAACVKQGVQVVMAGTIRDDGPLPDVITDSVAAQAAMRAAIPGVGLALLVASTLHAVATGNLLPATVPTVCVDVNPAVPTKLADRGSFQAVGLVMDAASFLRELARELGWKG; encoded by the coding sequence ATGGCACAGGTTCAAGAGACGGTCGTTTTACAGGGCCACATCATCGATTCGCTGATCCTGGCCAAGGTGCTGGACACGATCCTGATGATGGGCGGAACCTTCGATCTGGAAGAAGTCCGGATCGGCAAGACGCGCGAGGAGCCGTCCCGCGCGAGGATTCTGGTCAAGGCGCCGTCCGCCAAGTTGCTGACCGAGATTCTCGAGGCGATCCAGCCGCACGGCGCGGCGGTCGAGCGGGAATCGGACTGCACGCTGGAGCCGGCTCCGGCCGACGGGATCTTCCCCGAGACCTTCTACGCGACGACGCATCTGCCGACGCAGGTCCGACTGCACGGCGCGTGGATCGACGTCGAGGCCATCGAAATGGATCTGGGTATCCGTGTCGATGCCGCCAAGACGCGGGCCCGCACGGTCCCGATGGCCGACGTGAAGAAGGGGGATCTCATCGTCACGGGACGCGAGGGCGTGCGGGTCATCCCGCTCGCGAGGCCGAAAGAGCGCGACGTGTTCGGGTTCATGGAGGCGCAGGTCTCGGCGGAGCGGCCGCACGGCCATATCATCCGCGACGTGGCGCGGCGGATGGAGATGTTGCGCGAGGAGATGAGGAGCGGCCGCGACGGGTGCAAGGTCTTGCTCGCCGGAGGGCCGGCGATCATCCATGCGGGCGGCCGCGATGCCCTCACCTGGCTGATCGAGTCGGGCTTCATCCACGTGCTCTTTTGCGGCAACGCGCTGGCCGCGCACGACATGGAAGCGCATCTCTTCGGCACGACCCTGGGCTACGCGTTGTCGGCCGGCCGGGCGGTGCCGCACGGCCACGAGCATCATTTGCGGACCATCAATCGCATCCGCGCGATCGGGAGCATCAAAGCGGCGGTCGAGTCGGGCGTGATCTCCGGCGGGATCATGGCGGCCTGCGTCAAGCAGGGCGTCCAGGTGGTCATGGCGGGCACGATTCGAGACGACGGCCCGCTGCCCGACGTGATCACGGACTCGGTCGCCGCCCAGGCCGCGATGCGGGCGGCCATTCCCGGCGTCGGCCTGGCGCTCTTGGTCGCGTCCACGTTGCACGCGGTGGCGACGGGGAATCTCCTTCCCGCCACCGTCCCGACCGTCTGCGTGGATGTGAACCCGGCGGTGCCGACGAAGCTGGCCGATCGGGGCAGTTTTCAGGCCGTCGGGCTGGTGATGGACGCCGCGTCGTTCCTGCGCGAACTGGCGCGGGAGTTGGGATGGAAGGGGTAG
- a CDS encoding tRNA pseudouridine(13) synthase TruD translates to MTSTIKSQSDSPYLTSAYPGIGGRIRTAPEDFRVDERPLYLPCGEGEHLYLRVTKRGLSTPELVLRFSSVLGVKARAIGVAGLKDARAVTTQMVSIHGVTPESIARIKPDEHVLSVEVLGRHRNRLRTGHHAGNSFRLVIRGVLPHAETTVPSVLEELSRRGVPNYFGPQRQGKAGLNHELGAALLVDVARRAKMGRSKRLWYLHAYQSHLFNRVLARRLDRLDHVMAGDWAMKLDNGACFPVEDAAAEQPRADRFEISPTGPLFGSRAPWASGEPGVIERAVVEAEGTTPEALVEAAKACGFRGERRPLRVKLMDPEWSLTDGDLTLSFALPPGAYATNVLRELMKTG, encoded by the coding sequence ATGACGAGCACCATCAAGAGTCAGAGCGATTCGCCCTATCTGACGAGTGCGTACCCCGGAATCGGCGGGAGAATTCGGACGGCGCCGGAAGATTTTCGCGTCGACGAACGGCCGCTGTATCTCCCGTGCGGCGAAGGCGAGCACCTCTATCTCCGGGTGACCAAACGCGGCCTCTCTACCCCCGAGCTTGTTCTGCGTTTCTCTTCCGTGCTCGGAGTCAAAGCGCGGGCGATCGGCGTGGCCGGGCTCAAAGACGCCAGGGCCGTCACGACCCAGATGGTCTCGATCCACGGTGTCACGCCCGAGTCGATTGCGCGAATCAAGCCGGACGAACACGTGCTCTCGGTGGAGGTGCTCGGCCGACATCGGAATCGATTGCGGACAGGACATCACGCGGGCAACAGCTTTCGACTCGTCATCCGCGGCGTCCTTCCTCACGCCGAAACGACCGTGCCGTCGGTGCTGGAAGAGCTGTCGCGCCGCGGCGTGCCGAATTACTTCGGCCCGCAACGACAAGGCAAAGCCGGCCTCAACCACGAACTGGGCGCCGCCCTGTTGGTTGACGTCGCGCGGCGGGCCAAGATGGGCCGCTCCAAGCGCCTGTGGTATCTGCACGCCTATCAATCCCATCTCTTCAACCGGGTGCTGGCCCGCCGTCTCGATCGGCTCGATCACGTCATGGCGGGCGACTGGGCGATGAAGCTCGACAACGGCGCCTGTTTTCCGGTCGAAGACGCCGCGGCGGAGCAGCCCCGAGCGGATCGCTTTGAGATCAGCCCGACCGGGCCGCTCTTCGGGTCGCGTGCGCCCTGGGCGTCGGGTGAACCGGGCGTCATCGAACGGGCCGTGGTCGAGGCGGAAGGGACGACGCCGGAAGCGCTCGTCGAGGCGGCGAAAGCCTGCGGGTTCCGCGGCGAGCGCCGGCCGCTACGGGTCAAGCTGATGGATCCGGAGTGGTCGCTGACGGACGGCGATCTCACCCTCTCTTTCGCGCTGCCGCCCGGCGCCTATGCCACGAATGTCTTAAGAGAGTTGATGAAGACAGGCTAG
- a CDS encoding metallophosphoesterase translates to MTSRLMRWQERARMVIGHVVSRPSHHLFNLVPQWEIGLAQAQVSRLPVLHGPLAGRRAVQISDLHLDRYRPRHDSIVRTIAGLRPDWIFITGDLLNVPDGLPHLFRFLCRLRDLAPVYMTLGNHDHYSGVPADRFAELADRHKISLLVNQTAFVAAGSGELAVVGVDDPSLHRADLQCLPPPVEGRFILLLAHAPNILDQLRPHHRIDLALCGHSHGGQWRVPFVPPFWLPPGCNGRLHGVYVRNGHRLYVNRGLGWSVLPARWNCPPEILLLEWTDREAGRGQG, encoded by the coding sequence ATGACCTCGCGATTGATGCGCTGGCAAGAGCGGGCGCGGATGGTCATCGGGCATGTGGTCAGCCGCCCGTCCCACCATCTCTTTAACCTTGTTCCGCAGTGGGAAATCGGACTGGCCCAGGCGCAGGTCTCCCGGCTGCCTGTCCTCCATGGGCCTCTCGCCGGCCGGCGGGCCGTGCAGATCAGCGATCTTCACCTTGACCGCTATCGACCGCGTCACGACTCGATCGTCCGGACGATCGCCGGATTGCGTCCCGATTGGATCTTCATCACCGGCGATTTGCTGAATGTTCCGGACGGCCTTCCGCACCTCTTCCGCTTTCTGTGCCGACTCAGGGACCTGGCGCCCGTGTACATGACGCTGGGCAACCATGACCATTACAGCGGCGTCCCGGCCGACCGGTTCGCGGAACTCGCGGACCGGCACAAAATCTCGCTGCTGGTCAATCAGACCGCGTTTGTCGCCGCGGGGTCGGGGGAACTGGCCGTCGTCGGCGTGGACGACCCATCCTTGCACCGGGCCGACCTGCAGTGCCTTCCTCCTCCGGTCGAGGGCCGCTTCATTCTGTTGTTGGCGCACGCGCCCAATATTCTGGATCAGCTCCGGCCTCATCACCGGATCGACCTGGCGCTGTGCGGCCATAGCCACGGAGGACAGTGGCGGGTGCCGTTCGTGCCGCCGTTCTGGCTCCCACCGGGTTGCAACGGCCGCCTGCATGGCGTGTACGTGCGCAACGGCCATCGCCTCTACGTCAATCGCGGCCTCGGCTGGTCGGTCCTGCCGGCCCGATGGAACTGTCCGCCCGAAATCCTCCTGCTCGAATGGACCGACCGGGAAGCAGGTCGAGGTCAAGGTTGA
- a CDS encoding HEAT repeat domain-containing protein produces the protein MIRRCQTGQANLTAILIVVGVIVTLVWIWKRLSPETQDFLVEQAVPITLLGLAAAAALWATIRPIRRRRRRRRERERLMAAFQRETSPDKRLDLAFALVEVNDYRLEGLEPVAPALKEVFATTLQKALGDKQHKIRGMAASHLGVLQDKSVVPLLLKALEDDHAYVRSCAALGLGRLRAVEARDKLAEVMKEDWDQTVRSRAREAWERLG, from the coding sequence ATGATCCGGCGGTGCCAAACCGGCCAAGCGAACCTGACGGCGATCCTGATTGTCGTCGGAGTGATCGTCACCCTCGTCTGGATCTGGAAGCGGCTTTCTCCCGAAACGCAGGACTTCCTGGTCGAACAGGCCGTTCCCATCACGCTGCTGGGGCTGGCCGCCGCGGCGGCCCTGTGGGCGACGATTCGCCCGATCCGGAGGCGGCGCCGCCGGCGGCGCGAGCGGGAACGCCTCATGGCGGCCTTCCAGCGCGAGACCTCGCCGGACAAACGCCTCGACTTGGCCTTTGCGCTGGTCGAGGTCAATGACTATCGGCTGGAAGGGTTGGAGCCCGTGGCTCCGGCGTTGAAGGAAGTGTTCGCCACCACCCTGCAGAAGGCGCTCGGCGACAAGCAGCATAAGATCAGAGGGATGGCGGCCAGCCATCTCGGCGTCCTGCAGGACAAGTCGGTGGTCCCGCTGCTCCTCAAAGCGCTGGAGGACGACCATGCGTACGTGCGGAGCTGTGCGGCGCTGGGATTGGGACGGCTGCGCGCCGTCGAGGCCAGAGACAAGTTGGCCGAGGTGATGAAAGAAGACTGGGATCAGACGGTGCGAAGCCGGGCCCGGGAGGCCTGGGAGCGGCTGGGCTGA
- a CDS encoding MarR family transcriptional regulator, translating to MPVNMDLPDLKDDPYLKVVRPLVEAYLAFWRADNRHIRSLRLTPSQFDVIATLGDTDGMTCSELSEATLTTKGTLTGVLDRLAAKGLIRRDDVAGDRRCIKIRLTDKGDALFRKTFAAHIAFLRPYFERALTRKEADQLCTLLSRIRDSFEQDRR from the coding sequence ATGCCGGTCAACATGGATCTTCCCGATCTCAAAGACGATCCCTATCTCAAAGTGGTGCGCCCGCTGGTCGAAGCCTATCTGGCGTTTTGGCGGGCCGACAACCGCCATATCCGCTCCCTGCGGCTGACGCCGTCCCAATTCGACGTGATCGCCACGCTCGGCGACACGGACGGCATGACCTGCTCGGAGCTCAGCGAGGCCACCTTGACCACCAAAGGCACGCTGACCGGCGTCCTCGACCGGCTGGCGGCGAAAGGGTTGATCAGAAGAGACGACGTCGCCGGCGATCGCCGCTGCATCAAGATTCGGTTGACCGACAAGGGCGATGCGCTGTTCCGGAAGACGTTCGCCGCCCATATCGCCTTTCTGCGCCCGTATTTCGAACGGGCCTTGACCCGCAAGGAAGCGGACCAATTGTGCACGCTGTTGTCGCGCATCAGAGACAGCTTTGAACAGGACCGGCGATGA
- a CDS encoding nitroreductase family protein produces the protein MEKPADTAHPIHDLLKRRWSPRAFSDKPVEPETLRSLWEAARWAPSCFNEQPWYFLVATKQDLAEYDRLLACLNEGNAAWAGRAPVLMVSVARTAFQDDGEPNRHALHDVGQAVANLTLQATALGLFVHQMAGFSPEKVRQAFAVPEGFEPVAAIALGYPGDPTALPEKLRQRELAPRSRKPLADFVFSGRWGRTSPLVSGS, from the coding sequence ATGGAAAAACCTGCCGACACCGCTCATCCGATCCACGACCTGCTGAAGCGCCGGTGGAGTCCGCGCGCGTTCTCCGACAAGCCGGTCGAACCGGAGACCTTGCGCAGTCTCTGGGAAGCCGCCCGTTGGGCGCCTTCCTGTTTCAATGAACAGCCCTGGTATTTCCTCGTCGCGACGAAGCAGGACCTGGCGGAATACGATCGGCTGCTGGCGTGTTTGAACGAGGGGAATGCCGCTTGGGCCGGGCGCGCGCCCGTGCTCATGGTGTCGGTCGCGCGGACGGCGTTTCAGGACGACGGCGAGCCGAACCGGCATGCGCTGCACGACGTCGGGCAGGCCGTCGCCAACCTGACCCTGCAGGCCACCGCGCTCGGCCTGTTCGTGCACCAGATGGCCGGTTTTTCTCCGGAGAAAGTCCGGCAGGCGTTCGCCGTGCCGGAGGGGTTCGAGCCCGTCGCCGCGATCGCGCTCGGCTATCCGGGCGATCCGACCGCGCTGCCCGAGAAGCTCCGGCAACGCGAACTGGCCCCGCGCAGCCGAAAGCCGCTGGCGGACTTTGTCTTTTCAGGGCGGTGGGGCCGCACGTCGCCGTTGGTATCGGGGTCCTGA
- a CDS encoding ribonuclease Z — protein sequence MRLTILGSGTNVHPKRAAAGYLVRTDHTLLLDFGPRTLANLMKTGVDRHRITHVLFSHFHADHFSDFITFFFDAVIHSKLVARRPDLTIIGPRGTGRLFRTIFATFPSFDPPGFRVRIQEVADRSFLIGETRITPGTVLHVPRLHCVGYRIEHGGRTLAYSGDSQYCESLVRLCRKADVAVLDCSFPANRPGPGHMHAGDCGRVARDAGLDRLILSHFYPIAERFNVKRQAARHFRGPIRMGRDLLSVTV from the coding sequence ATGCGCCTGACGATTCTCGGCAGCGGCACGAACGTCCACCCCAAACGGGCCGCCGCCGGCTATCTCGTGCGGACCGACCACACGCTGCTCCTCGATTTCGGTCCCCGTACCCTGGCAAACCTGATGAAGACCGGAGTCGATCGTCATCGGATCACGCACGTGCTGTTTTCCCATTTCCACGCCGACCACTTCTCGGACTTCATCACCTTCTTCTTCGACGCCGTGATCCACTCCAAGCTCGTCGCCCGTCGTCCCGACCTCACCATCATCGGACCGCGCGGCACCGGCCGATTGTTCCGCACGATCTTCGCGACGTTCCCAAGTTTCGACCCTCCGGGCTTTCGCGTCCGTATCCAGGAAGTCGCCGACCGCAGTTTTCTGATAGGGGAGACCCGCATTACCCCGGGCACCGTGCTCCACGTCCCCCGGCTCCATTGCGTCGGCTACCGCATCGAACACGGAGGCAGAACCCTGGCCTATTCCGGCGACTCCCAGTATTGCGAGAGTCTCGTCCGCCTCTGCCGTAAAGCCGACGTGGCGGTGCTCGATTGCTCCTTTCCCGCGAACCGGCCGGGACCGGGCCATATGCACGCCGGCGACTGCGGCCGGGTCGCCAGAGACGCAGGCCTCGATAGGCTGATTCTGTCGCACTTCTACCCGATCGCCGAACGATTCAACGTCAAGCGTCAGGCGGCGCGTCACTTTCGGGGGCCTATCCGGATGGGGAGGGATCTCTTGTCGGTGACGGTGTGA